From Salinirubellus salinus, the proteins below share one genomic window:
- a CDS encoding CoA-binding protein — protein MPVHAVDQLREILEYDTIAVVGASTTPGKAAHGVPQYLIDHGYTVIPVNPFADEVFGLEAYDSLEDVETEIDVVDVFRPSEETGPIVDAAIERDDVAAVWLQLGIRNDEAGERAEAAGKLFVQDKCIKVEHQRLMG, from the coding sequence ATGCCCGTCCACGCGGTCGACCAGTTGCGCGAGATACTCGAGTACGACACCATCGCCGTCGTCGGCGCCTCGACCACGCCGGGGAAGGCCGCCCACGGCGTCCCGCAGTACCTCATCGACCACGGCTACACCGTGATCCCCGTCAACCCCTTCGCCGACGAGGTGTTCGGCCTGGAGGCGTACGACTCGCTGGAGGACGTCGAGACGGAGATAGACGTGGTGGACGTGTTCCGCCCCAGCGAGGAGACCGGTCCAATCGTCGACGCGGCCATCGAGCGCGACGACGTGGCGGCCGTCTGGCTCCAGCTCGGTATCCGCAACGACGAGGCCGGCGAGCGGGCGGAGGCGGCCGGCAAACTGTTCGTCCAGGACAAGTGCATCAAGGTCGAACACCAGCGGCTGATGGGCTGA
- a CDS encoding E3 ubiquitin ligase family protein has protein sequence MQDSYGVVLFVAFALVFVPTLLGVLATDDSARDRLASHGTSVGEVAVAVVAVTVLLAGLLWVGSPEDGGGFASPAVGLYLSAVGLVVALGYARRLSWLVRADRTATGGVGAGRVAVTGTVECVDPSETPFFERPAAAWSWAVAVKNRHGTNYEGRRAWAVERTGVGGVPFTLDDGSGPVRVDPTEARLELADERTEDRSPGDVPGRAGTVTDLGMGGERFRFTERVLRPGSRATVVGRLTDGAFGASDESLLVASGTASGLRRRLAALAAALGGASLVGGWLCLRLLVTTLGVSLP, from the coding sequence GTGCAGGACTCGTACGGCGTCGTCCTCTTCGTCGCGTTCGCGCTCGTGTTCGTCCCGACGTTACTCGGGGTACTGGCGACGGACGACAGCGCACGGGACCGCCTCGCCTCCCACGGCACCTCCGTGGGCGAGGTGGCTGTGGCCGTGGTCGCCGTTACGGTACTCCTGGCGGGATTGCTCTGGGTGGGCAGCCCCGAGGACGGCGGTGGCTTCGCGTCGCCTGCCGTGGGCCTCTACCTCTCCGCCGTTGGGCTAGTGGTCGCGCTCGGCTACGCGCGACGGCTCTCGTGGCTGGTCCGAGCCGACCGCACCGCGACGGGTGGCGTGGGGGCCGGCCGCGTCGCCGTCACGGGCACCGTCGAGTGTGTGGACCCGTCGGAGACGCCGTTCTTCGAGCGACCGGCGGCAGCGTGGTCGTGGGCGGTGGCGGTGAAGAACCGCCACGGGACGAACTACGAGGGACGGCGCGCGTGGGCCGTCGAACGCACCGGCGTGGGCGGCGTCCCGTTCACGCTGGACGACGGCTCTGGGCCGGTCCGGGTGGACCCGACCGAGGCACGCCTCGAACTCGCCGACGAGCGAACCGAGGACCGCTCGCCGGGCGACGTCCCCGGCCGTGCCGGGACGGTGACGGACCTCGGCATGGGGGGTGAGCGGTTCCGGTTCACGGAGCGCGTGCTCCGCCCTGGCTCGAGGGCGACGGTGGTCGGACGCCTCACCGACGGTGCGTTCGGCGCGAGCGACGAGTCACTCCTCGTCGCCAGCGGTACCGCCTCGGGGCTTCGGCGGCGCCTCGCCGCGCTCGCGGCCGCCCTGGGGGGTGCGTCGCTGGTCGGTGGGTGGCTCTGTCTCCGACTCCTCGTGACGACGCTCGGTGTCTCGCTCCCCTGA
- a CDS encoding DUF5798 family protein: MGLGSATKKIQQVADTAEKLYERLNEVRAQVNAMRDDVAETRTRVDAMEHRVDRQAVLLEALAEKEGIDVDQLYAEAAIEEAEPVPDAEEAIVEEAETDGGEQ; the protein is encoded by the coding sequence ATGGGACTCGGAAGCGCTACGAAGAAGATTCAGCAGGTGGCCGACACCGCGGAGAAACTCTACGAGCGGCTGAACGAGGTCCGCGCACAGGTCAACGCGATGCGCGACGACGTCGCCGAGACGCGGACGCGGGTCGACGCGATGGAACACCGCGTGGACCGACAGGCCGTCCTGCTGGAGGCGCTCGCGGAGAAGGAGGGTATCGACGTCGACCAGCTCTACGCCGAGGCGGCCATCGAGGAGGCCGAACCCGTTCCCGACGCGGAGGAGGCGATCGTCGAGGAGGCGGAGACGGACGGCGGCGAGCAGTAA
- a CDS encoding DUF7548 family protein, with the protein MDPVERPPTVGIVACLLVLATLAWPYLSEPVAAVSAYYATAAITPLAAGLLALVAVIVFAAGRQGRSDPELVAGAGLVFGLFIAGIGLSFAFSARIDVIGGSSALLSYQRWVLAGAALLVPLTSVWYARVLRLF; encoded by the coding sequence ATGGACCCCGTGGAACGCCCGCCGACGGTGGGTATCGTCGCGTGTCTGCTCGTGCTGGCGACGCTGGCGTGGCCCTACCTCTCGGAACCCGTCGCGGCCGTGTCGGCGTACTACGCCACCGCGGCCATCACGCCGCTGGCCGCCGGGCTCCTCGCACTCGTCGCCGTCATCGTCTTCGCCGCCGGTCGGCAGGGCCGCTCGGACCCCGAACTGGTCGCCGGGGCCGGCCTCGTCTTCGGGCTGTTCATCGCCGGTATCGGCCTCTCGTTCGCGTTCTCCGCGCGCATCGACGTCATCGGCGGGTCGAGCGCGTTGCTCTCGTACCAGCGCTGGGTACTGGCCGGCGCGGCCCTGCTGGTGCCGCTGACGTCGGTGTGGTACGCGCGGGTGCTGCGACTGTTCTGA
- a CDS encoding mechanosensitive ion channel family protein: MNPPTPVPLQNAITLVDTVAEFLNGIGVPPGIADAIAAAVVFLVAFVVIYAAGKALISPLFDRVLERRDLDEHARRPLRRIVSIIVVFVAISAAFGLAGFGNFLQSLATVAAAATLAIGFAMQDVLKNFVAGVFIYTDKPFRIGDWIEWDGNAGIVEDISLRVSRVRTFDNELLTVPNSQLTDGVIKNPVAKDKLRLKFVFGIGYDDDIDTATDIIVEEAEQHDEILDDPAPSVRLTELADSYVGLQSRIWIANPSRADWVRTRAEYVKNVKQRFDAEGIEIPFPQRDLSGDVSIAAPAELVGVRADDD, from the coding sequence ATGAACCCGCCCACGCCCGTCCCGTTACAGAACGCCATCACGCTGGTGGACACCGTCGCGGAGTTCCTGAACGGCATCGGGGTACCTCCGGGCATCGCCGACGCCATCGCCGCCGCCGTGGTCTTCCTCGTCGCGTTCGTCGTCATCTACGCGGCCGGGAAGGCGCTGATCTCCCCGCTCTTCGATCGAGTCCTCGAACGTCGTGACCTCGACGAACACGCCCGGCGCCCGCTCCGACGCATCGTCAGCATCATCGTGGTCTTCGTCGCCATCTCCGCGGCGTTCGGCCTCGCCGGCTTCGGGAACTTCCTCCAGTCGCTCGCCACCGTCGCCGCCGCGGCCACCCTCGCCATCGGCTTCGCGATGCAGGACGTCCTCAAGAACTTCGTCGCGGGCGTGTTCATCTACACCGACAAACCGTTCCGCATCGGCGACTGGATCGAGTGGGACGGCAACGCCGGCATCGTCGAGGACATCTCCCTGCGCGTCTCCCGCGTGCGGACGTTCGACAACGAACTGCTCACCGTCCCGAACAGCCAGCTCACCGACGGCGTCATCAAGAACCCCGTCGCGAAGGACAAGCTCCGGCTGAAGTTCGTCTTCGGCATCGGCTACGACGACGATATCGACACGGCCACGGACATCATCGTGGAGGAGGCGGAGCAGCACGACGAGATACTCGACGACCCGGCACCCAGCGTGCGCCTGACCGAACTCGCCGACTCCTACGTCGGCCTCCAGTCGCGCATCTGGATCGCCAACCCCTCGCGGGCCGACTGGGTCCGCACCCGCGCGGAGTACGTCAAGAACGTGAAACAGCGGTTCGACGCCGAGGGCATCGAGATCCCCTTCCCGCAGCGGGACCTCTCGGGCGACGTCTCCATCGCCGCGCCGGCCGAACTGGTCGGGGTCAGAGCCGACGACGACTAG
- a CDS encoding YhbY family RNA-binding protein, with protein MNEQERRRRAHDMDATLRVGKAGVDAVADELRTQLGDREMVKVKFLRSARGGTTSEELAERLADLAGAEVFQTRGHTAVFTR; from the coding sequence ATGAACGAGCAGGAACGCCGTCGTCGCGCCCACGACATGGACGCCACGCTACGGGTCGGAAAGGCCGGCGTCGACGCGGTGGCCGACGAACTGCGGACACAGCTGGGTGACCGGGAGATGGTGAAGGTGAAGTTCCTCCGCTCGGCCCGGGGCGGGACCACCAGCGAGGAACTGGCCGAGCGGCTGGCCGACCTCGCCGGCGCGGAGGTGTTCCAGACCCGCGGTCACACGGCGGTGTTCACGCGATGA
- a CDS encoding ribonuclease P protein component 4, with product MSIAAERIERLHELARRAATEGEDDRSRSYVRRARRVAERNRLSLPRQFDRFTCDRCDVYLRPGRNARVRTRSGHVVVTCDCGSQTRYPYDTE from the coding sequence GTGAGTATCGCGGCCGAGCGCATCGAGCGGTTGCACGAACTGGCCCGGCGAGCGGCCACCGAGGGGGAGGACGACCGCTCGCGGTCGTACGTCCGTCGAGCGCGACGGGTAGCAGAGCGCAACCGCCTGTCGCTGCCACGGCAGTTCGACCGGTTCACCTGCGACCGGTGTGACGTCTACCTCCGTCCCGGCCGTAACGCCCGCGTCCGGACCCGGTCGGGCCACGTCGTCGTGACGTGTGACTGTGGCTCGCAGACGCGCTACCCCTATGATACGGAGTGA
- a CDS encoding DUF7527 domain-containing protein yields the protein MNTRTVADVESWERRPAGGDLGSVVDRGFSGALKAGDSYAFVVAGRPVGVFDYREDPAGDPTVTSTDVDAVATPEEAFVAPHDALPLLYAMQATGGETRGRYYSNDTPLAEVDRTLKDGGFTGYVELSENVLSGDYYLVYHGGTRRAVAFVGQSRRLKTDDEAFDLACDEVGIYTVERASLPRLSFPDDVASSSAAAAGAGGVGAGAAAGAVGATDTDDTSAADDTSAADDTSAATDTPAPGEAAIDADPTEVTAEESTPDEPTPEAAGASTAESSATSGTSDIDIDITPRSRRQAEEAEAAADETRTASAAAESADRPASDTTAEGGPAEGGRTDTTDDADLNIPDDAPVRASAGAEETDTADPDDGEAASASGDVAEEVNDDAAPTAPDTATAAADSEADPADAAPAIVRVAESDDSSEETEGEASQEDVAAATAAVDVEEERASGADEAADTPDGDSVDPDHVVPSVDPDRTASPQADPTENGSGAADTSVANADASGTAEATDETVERSVDTVIDGDTVAGLRSELAARESTVEDLRERLAAVETENEDLREQVAALERRLEAAGAAPDSASETLSPAEALAGTSLFVRYRSKRDPTLDDVLDGADPDAVAENLRLEHHTQFDAAAVSVDGRAFDPFLTSTQGYAFVEWLVTALPYEIRDTGNADSLGALYESLPGLDRIEFDGEVDAGEATVTFDLVGRDRMGQPLFVANLEDVRNPTDEHTLGTLVNDATAVAERHETLAGSFGVTSAYFEPAALETANEATSGSLLSRSKRKSFVKLSRNQGFHLCLVEDRDESFYLSVPEL from the coding sequence ATGAACACCCGTACGGTCGCGGACGTCGAATCCTGGGAGCGCCGCCCCGCCGGCGGTGACCTCGGGTCCGTCGTCGACCGAGGGTTCTCGGGCGCCCTCAAGGCCGGCGACAGTTACGCGTTCGTCGTCGCCGGCCGTCCGGTCGGCGTCTTTGACTACCGCGAGGACCCAGCCGGCGACCCGACCGTCACATCGACCGACGTGGACGCGGTCGCGACCCCCGAGGAGGCCTTCGTCGCCCCGCACGACGCGCTCCCCCTGCTGTACGCGATGCAGGCGACCGGGGGAGAGACCCGCGGTCGCTACTACAGCAACGACACCCCGCTAGCCGAGGTGGACCGCACCCTCAAGGACGGTGGGTTCACCGGCTACGTCGAACTCTCGGAGAACGTGCTCTCGGGCGACTACTACCTCGTCTATCATGGCGGCACCCGCCGTGCGGTGGCGTTCGTGGGCCAGTCACGGCGGCTGAAGACCGACGACGAGGCGTTCGACCTCGCGTGCGACGAAGTCGGCATCTACACCGTGGAACGTGCCTCGCTCCCGAGGCTCTCGTTCCCGGACGACGTGGCGTCGTCCAGTGCCGCCGCCGCGGGAGCGGGCGGGGTCGGCGCCGGGGCCGCCGCGGGTGCGGTGGGCGCGACCGACACTGACGACACCTCGGCTGCCGACGACACCTCGGCTGCCGACGACACCTCGGCCGCGACCGACACGCCGGCACCTGGCGAAGCCGCTATCGACGCCGACCCGACCGAGGTCACCGCAGAGGAGTCGACGCCCGACGAGCCGACGCCAGAGGCCGCCGGGGCGTCGACCGCCGAGTCGTCCGCCACGAGCGGCACGAGCGACATCGACATCGACATCACGCCACGGAGTCGCCGGCAGGCTGAAGAAGCGGAGGCGGCGGCCGACGAGACACGGACGGCGTCGGCCGCGGCTGAGAGCGCCGATCGCCCCGCGTCCGACACGACGGCCGAGGGCGGTCCCGCCGAGGGGGGCCGGACCGACACGACGGACGACGCCGACCTGAACATCCCCGACGACGCCCCCGTCAGGGCGTCCGCGGGGGCGGAGGAGACGGACACCGCCGACCCGGACGACGGCGAGGCCGCCAGTGCCTCCGGCGACGTTGCCGAAGAGGTGAACGACGACGCTGCGCCGACGGCGCCGGACACGGCGACGGCGGCGGCGGACAGCGAGGCGGACCCCGCCGACGCCGCGCCGGCCATCGTCCGCGTGGCCGAGTCCGACGACTCCTCCGAGGAGACCGAGGGTGAGGCCAGTCAGGAGGACGTGGCGGCGGCGACAGCCGCCGTCGACGTCGAGGAGGAGCGGGCGTCCGGGGCGGACGAAGCGGCCGACACCCCCGACGGGGATTCGGTCGACCCGGACCACGTCGTCCCGTCGGTCGACCCCGACCGGACCGCCTCACCGCAGGCGGACCCCACCGAGAACGGCTCGGGCGCGGCCGACACCTCGGTGGCGAACGCCGACGCCTCCGGGACCGCCGAGGCGACGGACGAGACGGTCGAACGCTCCGTCGACACGGTCATCGACGGGGACACCGTGGCCGGTCTGCGGTCGGAGCTGGCGGCCCGGGAGTCCACCGTCGAGGACCTCCGCGAGCGACTCGCTGCGGTGGAGACGGAGAACGAGGACCTCCGCGAGCAGGTCGCGGCGCTCGAACGACGTCTGGAGGCGGCCGGCGCGGCCCCCGACTCGGCCAGCGAGACCCTCTCGCCGGCCGAGGCGCTGGCTGGGACGAGCCTCTTCGTCCGGTACCGGTCGAAACGCGACCCGACGCTCGACGACGTCCTCGATGGTGCAGACCCCGACGCGGTGGCCGAGAACCTCAGACTCGAACACCACACGCAGTTCGACGCCGCGGCGGTCTCCGTCGACGGCCGGGCGTTCGACCCGTTCCTCACCTCGACGCAGGGGTACGCCTTCGTCGAGTGGCTGGTGACGGCGCTGCCGTACGAGATCCGCGATACGGGGAACGCCGACTCGCTGGGGGCGCTCTACGAGTCGCTGCCGGGACTCGACCGCATCGAGTTCGACGGCGAGGTGGACGCGGGTGAGGCGACAGTCACGTTCGACCTCGTCGGGCGCGACCGGATGGGCCAGCCGCTGTTCGTGGCGAACCTCGAGGACGTCCGGAACCCCACCGACGAGCACACGCTGGGGACGCTGGTCAACGACGCGACGGCCGTCGCCGAGCGACACGAGACGCTTGCGGGGTCGTTCGGCGTCACCAGCGCCTACTTCGAGCCGGCGGCGCTCGAGACGGCAAACGAGGCCACCAGCGGGAGTCTCCTCTCACGGAGCAAGCGAAAGTCGTTCGTGAAACTCTCGCGGAACCAGGGGTTCCACCTCTGTCTCGTCGAGGACAGAGACGAGTCGTTCTATCTCTCGGTACCCGAGCTCTGA
- a CDS encoding adenylosuccinate synthase translates to MTVTIVGSQLGDEGKGGIVDVFGEAADVVVRYQGGDNAGHTVVHGDEEYALSLVPSGIVRGKTGVLGNGCVVNPATLFDELDTLQERGLDPDVRVAERAHAILPYHRVLDGLEEEAKGDDLAAGTTGRGIGPTYEDKVGRRGVRIGDLLDPETLRTRLEYAVPQKRRLVESFGFDPDAGRYDDAFDLEALYEEYRAYGERLAEEGMPVNCGAFLAERRDAGDRIMFEGAQGTLLDIDHGSYPYVTSSNPSAGGAAVGSGLGPTVVGQGEVVGIVKAYTSRVGTGPLPTELGFVEGQTPSDGGDTSAEAEELATYIRDAGGEYGTVTGRPRRVGWLDLPMLRHAARANGFTGLAVNHVDTLAGLDEVQVGHSYTLDGEETPTMPATTEQWARCEANYRTFEGWPEADWAAVAAEGYEALPENARTYLEYLEAELDAPVYCVGVGPGRDETVVVESPWA, encoded by the coding sequence ATGACCGTAACCATCGTCGGTTCCCAGCTGGGCGACGAGGGCAAAGGCGGGATCGTCGACGTGTTCGGCGAGGCCGCCGATGTCGTCGTCCGGTACCAGGGTGGGGACAACGCCGGCCACACCGTGGTCCACGGCGACGAGGAGTACGCCCTCTCGCTCGTCCCCTCCGGCATCGTCCGGGGGAAGACGGGCGTCCTCGGCAACGGCTGCGTCGTGAACCCCGCCACCCTCTTCGACGAACTCGACACGCTACAGGAGCGTGGCCTCGACCCGGACGTCCGGGTCGCAGAGCGTGCCCACGCCATCCTGCCCTACCATCGCGTCCTCGACGGTCTCGAGGAGGAGGCCAAGGGTGACGACCTCGCCGCCGGCACCACCGGCCGCGGCATCGGTCCCACCTACGAGGACAAGGTCGGCCGCCGCGGCGTCCGCATCGGCGACCTGCTCGACCCCGAGACCCTGCGCACGCGACTCGAGTACGCCGTCCCGCAGAAGCGACGGCTCGTCGAGTCGTTCGGCTTCGACCCGGACGCCGGCCGCTACGACGACGCCTTCGACCTCGAGGCGCTCTACGAGGAGTACCGTGCCTACGGCGAGCGACTGGCAGAGGAGGGGATGCCGGTCAACTGCGGCGCGTTCCTCGCCGAGCGACGCGACGCGGGCGACCGCATCATGTTCGAGGGCGCGCAGGGCACCCTGCTCGACATCGACCACGGCTCGTACCCGTACGTCACCTCCTCGAACCCGTCCGCCGGCGGCGCCGCGGTCGGCTCCGGCCTCGGTCCGACGGTCGTGGGTCAGGGCGAGGTCGTCGGCATCGTGAAGGCCTACACCTCGCGCGTCGGGACCGGTCCGCTCCCCACCGAACTCGGCTTCGTCGAGGGGCAGACCCCCAGCGACGGCGGGGACACCTCCGCAGAGGCGGAGGAGCTCGCGACGTACATCCGGGACGCGGGTGGCGAGTACGGTACCGTCACCGGCCGGCCGCGCCGGGTCGGGTGGCTCGACCTCCCGATGCTCCGGCACGCCGCACGTGCCAACGGGTTCACCGGCCTCGCCGTGAACCACGTCGACACCCTCGCGGGCCTCGACGAGGTGCAGGTCGGGCACTCCTACACGCTCGACGGGGAGGAGACGCCCACGATGCCGGCGACCACCGAGCAGTGGGCGCGGTGCGAGGCGAACTACCGGACCTTCGAGGGCTGGCCGGAGGCCGACTGGGCCGCCGTCGCCGCCGAGGGGTACGAGGCGCTCCCGGAGAACGCCCGCACCTACCTCGAGTACCTCGAGGCCGAACTCGACGCGCCCGTCTACTGTGTCGGCGTCGGCCCCGGCCGCGACGAGACGGTCGTCGTCGAGTCGCCCTGGGCGTAG
- the arsN2 gene encoding arsenic resistance N-acetyltransferase ArsN2, protein MTLELVPADGPARTTLLGFLREADLPTTGVRDGPGRFYLAVADDEAIAGGGVEPYGDAALLRSVVVRPDRRGEGVGATLVTRLLDVAGATGAGSVWLLTETAESFFAGLGFETVPREAAPAAVRDSPEFATVCDEHAACMTRALGGNV, encoded by the coding sequence GTGACGCTCGAACTCGTCCCCGCCGACGGCCCGGCGCGCACGACGCTCCTCGGGTTCCTCCGCGAGGCCGACCTGCCGACCACCGGGGTCCGGGACGGGCCCGGACGCTTCTATCTCGCCGTCGCGGACGACGAGGCCATCGCGGGTGGCGGCGTCGAACCGTACGGTGACGCCGCACTGCTCCGGTCGGTCGTCGTCCGCCCCGATCGACGGGGCGAGGGTGTCGGCGCGACACTCGTCACCCGCCTCCTGGACGTGGCAGGGGCGACGGGCGCCGGGTCGGTCTGGCTCCTGACCGAGACGGCCGAGTCGTTCTTCGCCGGTCTGGGCTTCGAGACGGTCCCCCGCGAGGCGGCGCCAGCGGCGGTCCGCGACAGCCCGGAGTTCGCCACGGTCTGCGACGAGCACGCCGCCTGCATGACCCGCGCACTCGGTGGGAACGTCTGA
- a CDS encoding methytransferase partner Trm112, whose translation MKESLLDIICCPLDKHDLELEAIHREDDEVMEGRLICTECGEEYPIEDGIPNLLPPDMREEASA comes from the coding sequence ATGAAGGAGTCCTTGCTGGACATCATCTGCTGTCCGCTCGACAAGCACGACCTCGAACTCGAGGCCATCCACCGCGAGGACGACGAGGTGATGGAGGGACGGCTGATCTGTACGGAGTGTGGCGAGGAGTATCCCATCGAGGACGGCATTCCGAACCTCCTCCCGCCAGACATGCGCGAGGAGGCTTCGGCGTAG
- a CDS encoding DUF7524 family protein: MDTLAADVNRTGIQTLSVPDAFETDGSFTVELRNHGEATHVHLHLDDALSSVAELDAGNHYVEADATRPVRVSVRDGDREETVRGKLKVVTAYGSNTHWVDVTLTPTRKQPVEVDPELSKPQAKPASAGDGGTPLDRSALLSALPAVVLSAVAVVFALAAVLGPGGTDAVLAVLAVVAGALAAGYIAFQ; encoded by the coding sequence ATGGACACCCTCGCCGCGGACGTGAACCGGACGGGCATCCAGACCCTCTCGGTCCCGGACGCGTTCGAGACGGACGGGTCGTTCACCGTCGAACTCCGTAACCACGGTGAGGCGACCCACGTCCACCTGCACCTCGACGACGCTCTCTCCTCGGTCGCTGAGCTCGATGCGGGGAACCACTACGTCGAGGCCGACGCCACCCGCCCCGTTCGGGTCTCGGTCCGCGACGGTGACCGTGAGGAGACGGTCCGGGGGAAACTGAAGGTCGTCACCGCCTACGGGTCGAACACCCACTGGGTCGACGTGACGCTCACCCCGACCAGGAAACAACCCGTGGAGGTGGACCCCGAACTCTCGAAGCCGCAGGCCAAGCCGGCCTCGGCCGGCGACGGCGGCACCCCGCTCGACCGGTCGGCACTCCTCTCGGCACTCCCGGCGGTCGTCCTGAGCGCGGTCGCCGTCGTGTTCGCGCTGGCGGCCGTCCTCGGCCCCGGCGGGACGGACGCGGTGCTGGCGGTGCTCGCCGTCGTCGCCGGCGCGCTCGCCGCGGGCTACATCGCCTTCCAGTGA
- a CDS encoding DUF7344 domain-containing protein: MTDSRADLSVTTAFSLLSEERRWAVAAAVGEADHPLSTGALSTMLAAREQRIPPERVDGGTRESIQRDLESVHLPQLDSSGVIVREGGDQYAPGRNLEGLLEAAEAACGYLGDVRSN; the protein is encoded by the coding sequence GTGACCGACAGCCGTGCGGACCTGTCGGTGACGACGGCGTTCTCGTTGTTGAGCGAGGAGCGGCGGTGGGCGGTCGCGGCGGCCGTGGGCGAGGCCGACCACCCGTTGAGTACCGGCGCACTGAGCACGATGCTGGCCGCGCGCGAACAGCGCATCCCGCCCGAGCGTGTCGACGGCGGGACGCGAGAGTCCATCCAGCGCGACCTCGAGTCGGTCCACCTCCCGCAACTCGACTCGAGTGGCGTGATCGTCCGAGAGGGCGGCGACCAGTACGCCCCCGGTCGGAACCTGGAGGGATTGCTGGAGGCGGCAGAGGCCGCCTGCGGCTACCTCGGGGACGTGCGGAGCAACTGA
- a CDS encoding nitroreductase family protein: MEADELIRSRRSVHEYSDEPIAEETLAEIFDRVRFTPSGYNLQPWEFVVLQAPENRAALAEAAYGQEHVEEAAAAVVVLGNTDPAAHAERVFDDWLDKGYLPSEAVRDDLLGQVEGMGDQPDAENRLWTTRSTSLAAMTLMYAAWDLGVGSCPMEGFDPEGVLDVVDAPAGYEPVMLVTLGYPAEGTADIENERKSRRSVAEIVHHETFAAGDGTADEGDHAAGAVEADD, from the coding sequence ATGGAAGCCGACGAACTCATCCGGAGCCGCCGCTCGGTCCACGAGTACAGCGACGAACCGATAGCCGAGGAGACGCTGGCGGAGATATTCGACCGTGTCAGGTTCACGCCCTCTGGCTACAACCTCCAGCCGTGGGAGTTCGTCGTCCTGCAGGCACCCGAGAACAGGGCGGCGCTGGCCGAGGCCGCGTACGGGCAGGAGCACGTCGAAGAGGCAGCTGCGGCCGTCGTCGTCCTCGGGAACACGGACCCGGCCGCCCACGCAGAGCGCGTGTTCGACGACTGGCTCGACAAGGGGTACCTCCCCAGTGAGGCGGTCCGCGACGACCTGCTCGGACAGGTCGAGGGGATGGGCGACCAGCCGGACGCCGAGAACCGGCTCTGGACGACGCGGTCCACCTCGCTCGCGGCGATGACGCTGATGTACGCCGCGTGGGACCTCGGCGTCGGCTCCTGTCCGATGGAGGGGTTCGATCCCGAGGGCGTCCTCGACGTCGTCGACGCACCGGCGGGGTACGAACCCGTCATGCTGGTCACGCTCGGCTACCCCGCCGAGGGGACCGCGGACATCGAGAACGAGCGGAAGAGCCGTCGGTCGGTGGCAGAGATCGTCCACCACGAGACGTTCGCGGCGGGCGACGGGACCGCCGACGAGGGAGACCACGCCGCTGGCGCCGTCGAAGCGGACGACTGA
- a CDS encoding universal stress protein, whose product MSRHLLVPLDGSDPSWDALDHVVETEPDATVTVLHVIDPARATYGASVGIPTSSEEWFKAEEAAAEELFETVRERVAGTDIELREETAVGQPSRVIVEYPESIEDGPAVDAIVIGSHGRSGVARVLLGSVAEVVVRRSPVPVTVVR is encoded by the coding sequence ATGTCCCGACATCTCCTCGTCCCGCTGGACGGCTCCGATCCCTCGTGGGACGCCCTCGACCACGTCGTCGAGACGGAGCCGGACGCCACCGTGACGGTGCTGCACGTCATCGACCCGGCCCGTGCCACCTACGGCGCGAGCGTCGGCATCCCCACCTCCTCGGAGGAGTGGTTCAAGGCCGAGGAGGCGGCCGCCGAGGAACTGTTCGAGACGGTACGGGAGCGGGTCGCCGGGACCGACATCGAGTTGCGCGAAGAGACGGCGGTCGGCCAGCCCTCGCGTGTCATCGTCGAGTACCCCGAGAGTATCGAGGACGGCCCGGCCGTCGACGCCATCGTCATCGGGAGCCACGGTCGCAGTGGTGTCGCTCGCGTGTTGCTCGGGAGCGTCGCCGAGGTGGTGGTCCGGCGCTCACCCGTCCCGGTGACGGTCGTCCGTTGA